One genomic window of Aliiroseovarius sp. M344 includes the following:
- a CDS encoding homocysteine S-methyltransferase family protein encodes MQGSECCQWRGKPTIRSKRSEICCTNRPAADEVVVCCGFANDSFRKNTKSPSNGDAMENTCYGLGRHSERLCAMAINQGAFPAASADLFLVYVGMETDLIFNRGVELPGFASYPLLESAGGQEFLRGYLTDMVTLAKDTGTGVILESPTWVANRDRAAALGYTPKALKELNQRAIALMQDVRTANSHMPTIISANLGPRDDAYKPSEQMTAEESERYHSEQISFLAETDVDVISGYTIAYPAEAVGIVRAAQRFELRVVIAFTVETNGRLPTGISLEDAISQVDAATDGYPAYFMINCAHPEHFNSVLEDAPWMQRIRGIVANASRCSHAELDEAEELDDGNPTELGTQLAEIRRRFPHIQALGGCCGTDMRHMAQIAKAARAT; translated from the coding sequence ATGCAAGGGTCGGAGTGCTGTCAGTGGCGGGGAAAACCGACTATTCGATCAAAACGCAGCGAGATTTGCTGCACGAATAGACCGGCCGCGGATGAAGTAGTCGTTTGCTGCGGCTTCGCCAATGACAGCTTTCGGAAAAACACCAAATCCCCAAGCAACGGTGACGCTATGGAAAACACGTGCTACGGTTTGGGACGACATTCTGAAAGGCTCTGCGCGATGGCAATTAATCAAGGCGCTTTTCCTGCAGCGAGTGCCGATTTGTTTTTGGTATATGTGGGTATGGAAACAGATTTGATTTTCAACCGCGGCGTGGAATTGCCCGGCTTTGCTTCATACCCACTGTTGGAAAGCGCCGGCGGTCAGGAGTTTCTGCGAGGCTACCTGACGGACATGGTGACTTTGGCAAAGGACACTGGCACAGGTGTAATTCTTGAAAGCCCGACCTGGGTTGCAAATCGAGACCGTGCGGCTGCCCTTGGCTATACCCCCAAAGCTTTGAAAGAGCTCAATCAGCGAGCCATCGCCTTGATGCAAGACGTTCGGACGGCCAACAGCCATATGCCGACCATCATCAGCGCCAACCTCGGACCACGTGACGATGCCTACAAGCCTTCGGAACAAATGACTGCCGAAGAGTCAGAGCGTTACCATTCCGAACAGATCTCGTTTTTGGCGGAGACGGATGTTGACGTTATCAGCGGTTACACGATCGCCTATCCGGCTGAGGCGGTCGGAATCGTACGTGCGGCGCAGCGTTTCGAGCTGCGTGTTGTGATTGCGTTTACAGTCGAAACCAACGGCAGGCTGCCGACGGGGATTAGCCTTGAGGATGCTATATCTCAGGTCGATGCCGCAACCGACGGTTACCCCGCCTATTTCATGATAAATTGCGCGCACCCTGAGCATTTCAACTCCGTTCTTGAGGATGCGCCTTGGATGCAACGTATCAGAGGAATTGTCGCTAACGCGTCACGCTGCAGCCATGCAGAGCTTGATGAAGCCGAGGAGCTTGATGACGGCAACCCAACCGAGTTGGGAACGCAGTTGGCTGAAATCAGGAGGCGGTTCCCACACATTCAAGCCTTGGGAGGGTGTTGCGGAACGGATATGCGACACATGGCTCAAATTGCGAAAGCCGCGCGCGCAACCTAA
- a CDS encoding FAD-dependent oxidoreductase, with the protein MKSHAKVVVVGGGCVGASILYGLTQHGCSDAVMLERTQLTAGSTWHAAGLLVTFVRSHNVSKMTLETIQIYTEVEEKIGSSVGLRKVGQLRVANTPERWDEFQSYLSVAEAAGVPCKLLTPAEVAEVHPLLNQNENIEGGILHTEDGYVNPADITQAMAKLARDQGAKIYQNTEAQKYEKLPNGLWKVFTTQGEITCEHLIFATGNYARENARRVGLDLPCIPIVHQYWTTDHVPQLIERRKRGLREYPILRDEDYGAYLREDVGGLQFGPYEFEKDLKLFAEDRVPPEFGADLLPEDFDAVETQWERAIERVPVLGEVGIKANTRGPFQMTPDELPLAGPAPGHDNLWLAEGMPGGILWGGTVGNQLAQWILKGMPSIDMSELDPRRFGDYAAKRWTMDKVRETWGNHMHAHIPGEDFPSARPMRTVGSYDLLNAKGAVWTLYNGYEFPKWFAPTPEEAIPVHSFRRTDAWDYVTQEVRTTREEVGFIEMSPMTKFNVRGVGAATWLDRLMANKLPKFGRMTLSLMLNTRGGMDAEFTIVREGENDFYLVSTPNGQVYNWDVLSKLLPTDGSVQMQDVSEQFGVVALAGPKSREILQNLTDNELSNEAFPWLSAQMGEVGYAKGVRLLRVSYTGELGWEIHHPANYNRHIVDQLLKAGVRPFGALALESMRLEKSYRAINKEIRKDMTPYEADLGRFVALTEKVQGVVKDRNFIGKEALLEQKKKGGHRVLVTLKLPYCDTSVIADEAVYKNDRLVGRVTSGGFSYYLQHDIAMALVPQELSVSGTQLQVKIHNEIRDGEVIDICAYDPKGIRTRM; encoded by the coding sequence ATGAAGTCACACGCAAAGGTAGTTGTCGTTGGTGGAGGGTGCGTGGGCGCGTCGATATTGTACGGCCTAACCCAACATGGTTGTTCGGACGCTGTCATGTTAGAGCGGACACAATTGACCGCTGGCTCTACTTGGCACGCTGCGGGTCTACTCGTCACTTTTGTTCGATCACACAACGTCTCGAAGATGACCCTCGAGACGATTCAAATCTACACCGAGGTGGAAGAAAAGATTGGTAGCTCCGTAGGGCTACGCAAAGTGGGGCAATTGCGGGTCGCAAATACGCCCGAACGTTGGGATGAGTTTCAGAGCTATCTGTCCGTGGCTGAAGCGGCCGGCGTGCCTTGCAAGCTTCTGACCCCCGCAGAAGTCGCTGAGGTCCACCCGCTCCTTAATCAAAATGAGAATATTGAAGGTGGAATTCTGCACACTGAAGACGGCTATGTGAACCCTGCAGACATAACACAGGCGATGGCCAAACTTGCGCGCGATCAGGGTGCGAAAATCTATCAAAACACTGAAGCACAAAAGTATGAAAAGCTGCCCAATGGCCTTTGGAAAGTTTTTACCACTCAGGGTGAAATCACCTGCGAGCATCTGATCTTCGCAACCGGAAACTATGCCCGCGAAAACGCCCGGCGCGTTGGGCTTGACCTGCCATGTATTCCGATCGTTCACCAATACTGGACCACAGACCATGTGCCACAGCTCATAGAACGCAGGAAACGGGGACTGCGAGAGTATCCGATCCTTCGGGATGAGGATTATGGCGCATATTTGCGCGAAGATGTGGGTGGACTCCAATTTGGCCCCTATGAATTTGAAAAAGACCTGAAACTCTTTGCCGAAGATCGGGTCCCGCCAGAATTCGGGGCAGATTTATTGCCCGAAGATTTCGACGCGGTGGAAACCCAGTGGGAACGCGCAATCGAGCGTGTGCCTGTGCTGGGCGAGGTGGGCATCAAGGCTAATACCCGCGGTCCGTTCCAGATGACACCAGATGAATTGCCGCTGGCAGGCCCCGCCCCCGGTCACGACAATCTTTGGCTAGCCGAAGGTATGCCCGGCGGAATTTTGTGGGGGGGAACCGTTGGCAATCAACTGGCGCAGTGGATACTCAAAGGAATGCCTTCTATCGATATGTCCGAGCTCGATCCGCGTCGCTTTGGTGATTATGCCGCAAAGCGCTGGACGATGGACAAGGTGCGCGAAACATGGGGCAACCACATGCATGCGCACATTCCGGGTGAAGATTTTCCGTCAGCCCGGCCGATGCGCACTGTCGGATCCTACGATTTGTTGAACGCAAAAGGCGCGGTCTGGACGCTCTATAACGGCTACGAATTTCCAAAATGGTTCGCACCAACGCCAGAGGAGGCGATTCCGGTTCATAGTTTCCGACGCACTGACGCCTGGGACTATGTCACGCAAGAAGTAAGAACCACCCGAGAGGAAGTTGGTTTCATCGAGATGTCGCCGATGACCAAGTTCAATGTGCGCGGTGTGGGTGCTGCGACATGGCTCGACCGCTTGATGGCAAACAAACTGCCCAAATTCGGGCGTATGACACTGTCGCTGATGTTGAACACCCGTGGCGGCATGGACGCCGAATTCACAATCGTCCGCGAAGGTGAGAACGATTTCTATTTGGTGTCCACGCCCAACGGACAGGTCTACAATTGGGATGTGCTGTCCAAGCTGTTGCCCACAGATGGCTCTGTGCAGATGCAAGATGTCTCGGAACAGTTCGGCGTCGTCGCCTTGGCCGGACCGAAATCGCGTGAAATCCTGCAAAACCTGACGGATAACGAACTGTCGAACGAGGCATTTCCCTGGCTTTCCGCCCAAATGGGTGAGGTTGGATATGCCAAGGGCGTGCGCCTGCTCAGGGTCAGCTACACTGGTGAACTCGGCTGGGAAATCCACCACCCGGCAAACTACAATCGCCACATCGTTGATCAATTGCTGAAAGCTGGCGTTCGGCCCTTCGGGGCGCTGGCACTTGAATCCATGCGGCTAGAGAAATCATACCGCGCAATTAACAAAGAAATACGCAAGGATATGACGCCATATGAGGCCGACCTTGGTCGCTTCGTTGCTTTGACCGAAAAGGTTCAGGGTGTTGTCAAAGATCGCAATTTCATTGGCAAAGAAGCGTTACTTGAACAGAAAAAGAAGGGGGGCCATAGGGTCCTTGTCACCCTAAAACTTCCCTATTGTGACACGTCCGTCATCGCGGATGAGGCTGTCTATAAGAATGACCGCCTTGTAGGTCGTGTGACTTCGGGCGGGTTCTCGTATTACTTGCAGCACGACATTGCCATGGCTCTGGTTCCTCAAGAACTTTCAGTCTCGGGCACGCAGCTTCAGGTCAAAATCCACAATGAGATACGAGATGGCGAAGTGATCGACATATGTGCCTACGACCCCAAGGGCATCCGCACTCGCATGTAG
- a CDS encoding ROK family transcriptional regulator, which produces MDDGLIRSISTGLSQKGVRDHNERLLLSLLQRNGPMPGSDLSKLAELSPPTVSSILRRLESEGILERGDPVRGKVGKPSIPMRLASNGVFSFGLKIGRRSTDLVLIDLNGELREERQLTYPFPVPADIFAFLEEGVRSITDAMDPDHAERICGIGIAAPFEMWNWPDPSMDMSAAFAPWKGIDLKTEAQARTQLPVLLLNDATAACQAEHTYGRGKEFRDYAYFFIGAFIGGGIVLNNSVFEGRQGNAGALGSLRSIGPHGESMQLVDMASIHQLELRLREVDLDPQQLWSDPGSWHNLSRYVDPWLGQTAQELAKAALSTCSVIDFEAILIDGAFPASVRDDLVSRVRRYVVTQDTRGLIQPRIEGGSIGGKARAIGAATRPIGAQFMMQASVGMTV; this is translated from the coding sequence ATGGACGACGGACTCATCAGATCAATCAGCACTGGCCTAAGCCAGAAGGGCGTTCGCGATCATAACGAACGGCTTTTGCTGTCGCTGTTGCAGCGCAATGGTCCTATGCCGGGAAGCGATCTGTCAAAGCTGGCAGAGCTATCTCCACCAACGGTTTCAAGCATCCTTCGACGCCTTGAAAGTGAAGGGATTCTTGAACGTGGAGACCCAGTGCGTGGCAAGGTGGGCAAGCCCTCGATCCCGATGCGTTTGGCATCAAATGGTGTGTTTTCATTTGGCCTCAAGATCGGGCGCAGATCTACCGATTTAGTGTTGATCGACCTGAATGGCGAGTTGCGTGAAGAACGGCAGTTGACCTACCCGTTTCCAGTACCGGCAGACATTTTTGCCTTTCTTGAGGAGGGTGTCCGGAGCATCACCGACGCGATGGACCCTGATCATGCTGAGCGTATTTGCGGCATTGGAATTGCGGCACCCTTTGAGATGTGGAACTGGCCAGACCCATCCATGGACATGTCGGCAGCGTTCGCGCCATGGAAAGGCATTGATCTAAAGACAGAGGCGCAGGCACGAACGCAACTGCCAGTGCTCCTGCTGAACGATGCGACTGCCGCCTGTCAGGCCGAACACACCTACGGTCGTGGTAAAGAATTTCGGGACTACGCTTACTTCTTTATTGGGGCATTCATCGGCGGTGGCATTGTATTGAACAACTCTGTCTTTGAAGGACGCCAAGGGAATGCGGGCGCACTCGGATCGTTGCGAAGCATCGGCCCCCACGGTGAGAGTATGCAGTTGGTCGATATGGCGTCGATCCACCAGTTGGAATTGCGCCTACGTGAAGTTGACCTCGATCCACAGCAACTCTGGTCTGATCCTGGTAGCTGGCACAACTTGTCCCGCTACGTTGATCCATGGCTTGGACAGACCGCCCAAGAACTGGCTAAGGCTGCCCTTTCCACTTGTTCGGTCATTGATTTTGAAGCGATCTTGATCGACGGTGCCTTCCCTGCCAGCGTCCGCGACGATCTTGTCAGTCGAGTCCGCCGATATGTCGTGACCCAAGACACACGCGGTCTGATCCAACCCCGGATCGAAGGTGGTAGCATCGGCGGGAAGGCAAGGGCCATTGGTGCAGCAACGCGGCCTATTGGTGCCCAATTCATGATGCAGGCCAGTGTTGGGATGACGGTTTAA
- the pta gene encoding phosphate acetyltransferase: protein MKPLEMLLKNAARSQKKIVLSEGSDPRVVQAAIDAREQGIARIILIGPQKDILDQYAAFDAKPDDGVELHDPAISPLSDELVQAYFELRKHKGISMDVAVREARKSQVFAALLVKTGHADGTVGGAVATTAEIVRTAIQVIGPQPGSKLISSFFLMLFCQTHHVKKGAHIFADSGLVVDPSAEEMAQIALDSAASFSTLTGECPRVAMLSFSTRQSAQHEKVSKVVEATKIAKMVDPELLIDGELQFDAAFVPDVAASKAGDSPLAGDANVFVFPNLESGNIGYKIAQRIGGAVAIGPVLQGLEKPANDLSRGCSSEDILHMIAVTAAQAGT, encoded by the coding sequence ATGAAGCCGTTAGAAATGCTTTTGAAGAACGCCGCCCGGTCACAAAAGAAAATTGTCCTGAGCGAAGGAAGTGATCCACGCGTTGTACAGGCCGCAATTGACGCACGAGAGCAAGGTATCGCGCGTATCATCTTGATTGGTCCACAGAAAGATATCCTCGATCAATATGCTGCTTTCGACGCCAAACCCGACGATGGCGTCGAGTTACACGACCCTGCCATATCTCCTCTCTCGGATGAGTTGGTTCAGGCCTATTTTGAACTCCGCAAGCACAAGGGCATTTCAATGGATGTCGCAGTGCGTGAAGCGCGCAAATCACAAGTCTTTGCCGCGCTTCTGGTCAAAACCGGTCATGCCGATGGGACCGTTGGCGGTGCTGTCGCGACCACTGCCGAGATAGTGCGAACAGCCATTCAGGTGATTGGGCCCCAACCAGGTTCGAAACTTATCTCGTCCTTCTTTCTGATGCTGTTTTGTCAAACCCACCACGTCAAGAAGGGCGCGCATATATTCGCAGATAGCGGTTTGGTGGTGGACCCATCGGCTGAAGAAATGGCGCAAATCGCTCTGGATTCAGCTGCGTCTTTCTCAACGCTTACTGGAGAGTGTCCGCGCGTAGCCATGTTGTCCTTCTCGACCCGGCAAAGTGCGCAACATGAAAAAGTATCTAAAGTTGTGGAAGCAACCAAGATAGCCAAAATGGTTGATCCAGAACTGCTGATTGACGGAGAGCTTCAATTTGATGCCGCGTTTGTCCCTGACGTTGCAGCATCTAAAGCCGGAGACTCCCCACTGGCCGGAGACGCGAACGTCTTTGTCTTTCCCAATTTGGAAAGCGGCAATATTGGTTACAAGATTGCACAGCGCATTGGCGGGGCAGTGGCCATTGGCCCAGTGCTTCAAGGACTAGAGAAGCCCGCCAATGATTTGTCGCGTGGCTGCAGTTCCGAAGATATCCTTCATATGATTGCCGTGACCGCCGCTCAGGCAGGAACGTAA
- a CDS encoding ATP-binding cassette domain-containing protein: protein MTLMENIANGSIEPILKGRGLVKRYGKVTALDHCDFDLYPGEILAVIGDNGAGKSSLIKAVSGAVIPDEGEVFLEGKEVNFASPIDARKEGIETVYQTLAMSPALSIADNMFMGREIRKPGFRGKWLRQLDRPKMEQVARDKLSELGLMTIQNINQAVETLSGGQRQGVAVARAAAFGSKVIILDEPTAALGVKESRRVLELILDVRSRGIPIILISHNMPHVFEVADRIHVHRLGKRLCVIDPKDYTMSDAVAFMTGAKEAPA from the coding sequence ATGACTTTGATGGAAAACATCGCCAATGGGTCGATTGAACCCATCCTCAAAGGCCGTGGCTTGGTCAAGCGTTATGGCAAGGTCACAGCACTCGATCACTGCGATTTCGATCTCTACCCCGGTGAAATCCTCGCGGTGATTGGCGACAACGGGGCAGGTAAATCATCCCTGATCAAGGCTGTCTCCGGGGCTGTTATCCCTGATGAAGGAGAAGTGTTCCTCGAAGGCAAAGAGGTGAACTTTGCGTCCCCCATCGATGCCCGCAAGGAGGGGATCGAAACGGTTTACCAGACCCTTGCTATGTCGCCCGCTTTGTCCATCGCGGATAATATGTTCATGGGGCGAGAAATCCGCAAACCGGGTTTTCGCGGAAAATGGCTGCGCCAGTTGGACCGCCCAAAGATGGAGCAGGTTGCCCGCGACAAGCTGTCAGAACTTGGCTTGATGACGATCCAGAACATCAACCAAGCGGTTGAGACGCTTTCTGGTGGCCAACGTCAAGGTGTGGCCGTGGCCCGTGCTGCGGCGTTCGGATCAAAGGTCATCATCTTGGATGAACCTACGGCGGCCCTTGGTGTTAAAGAATCTCGTCGTGTGTTGGAACTCATCCTTGATGTTCGATCTCGCGGCATCCCGATCATTCTGATCAGCCACAATATGCCTCATGTGTTTGAAGTCGCGGATCGCATCCACGTCCACCGTCTTGGCAAACGTCTCTGCGTGATCGACCCAAAGGACTACACTATGTCAGACGCGGTCGCATTCATGACGGGAGCGAAGGAAGCACCGGCCTGA
- a CDS encoding sugar ABC transporter substrate-binding protein — protein MKKLLIGTALAAITSAGSAMAQDVSACLITKTDTNPFFVKMREGAEAAAAEAGITLRSFAGQVDGDHETQVAAIETCIADGASGILLTPSDTSSIVGAVTQAREAGLLVIALDTPLDPIDAADATFATDNFLAGELIGQWAAAQLGDDAANAKIAMLDLAVSQPTVGVLRDQGFLQGFGIDLGDPNKWGDEDDARIVGNDVTAGNEEGGRTAMENLLAVDPEINVVYTINEPAAAGAYEALRSIGREDDVLIVSVDGGCPGVQNIADGVIGATSQQYPLRMAALGIEAIAAYAADGTLPENTPGKDFFDTGVALVTDQPADGVESISVAEGTELCWG, from the coding sequence ATGAAAAAGTTGCTCATCGGCACTGCTCTTGCGGCCATTACATCTGCTGGTTCCGCTATGGCGCAGGACGTATCCGCCTGCCTTATTACTAAGACGGACACCAACCCATTCTTCGTTAAGATGCGCGAAGGCGCTGAAGCTGCCGCGGCTGAGGCTGGCATCACGCTGCGTTCCTTCGCAGGTCAGGTTGATGGTGACCACGAAACACAAGTTGCTGCGATCGAAACATGCATTGCAGACGGCGCGTCCGGCATCCTGCTGACCCCGTCCGACACATCGTCCATCGTTGGCGCTGTGACACAGGCCCGCGAAGCTGGCCTGCTGGTTATCGCATTGGACACGCCGCTTGACCCGATCGACGCGGCTGATGCGACGTTCGCAACTGACAACTTCCTTGCGGGTGAATTGATCGGTCAGTGGGCTGCGGCGCAATTGGGCGACGACGCTGCAAACGCAAAAATTGCCATGCTTGATCTGGCTGTCAGTCAGCCAACTGTTGGCGTTCTGCGCGATCAGGGCTTCTTGCAGGGCTTCGGCATTGATCTTGGCGACCCAAACAAATGGGGCGACGAAGATGACGCGCGCATCGTCGGCAACGACGTGACTGCAGGCAACGAAGAAGGCGGGCGTACCGCGATGGAGAACCTCCTCGCTGTCGATCCTGAGATCAACGTTGTTTATACCATCAACGAACCAGCAGCAGCGGGCGCATACGAAGCCCTGCGGTCTATCGGTCGTGAAGACGATGTTCTTATCGTATCGGTCGATGGCGGTTGCCCCGGTGTTCAGAACATCGCTGACGGTGTGATCGGTGCAACGTCCCAGCAGTATCCACTGCGCATGGCGGCCCTCGGCATCGAAGCAATTGCCGCTTACGCCGCAGATGGGACATTGCCAGAGAACACACCTGGCAAGGACTTCTTTGACACGGGCGTTGCCTTGGTCACAGATCAGCCAGCAGACGGTGTGGAAAGCATCTCCGTCGCTGAAGGCACTGAACTTTGCTGGGGCTAA
- a CDS encoding trimethylamine methyltransferase family protein, which yields MSKDQTKNRRGGRSGGRSARVAARTNPTPVYLPTLHRSVGPMDLLGPEGVEKIHNAAITILESIGIEFRDPVALAQWKKFGADVHDQRVRIGREMLMDLISTVPTDWAYHGRNPNRSTKVGGRDTVFANAYGAPFVYGLDGVRRPSTLEDARNFFKLAQMSQSMHVPGILPAEPQDVPVPLRHLELVSAALTLTDKPIKGSVLSETAARDTMDMLRIVHGEQFVDENVVVAALLNCNTPLVWDDTMLQSLRVYAAANQPCLLSPFVLAGASTPASPTGGVALLIAESLAGMAYSQIIRRGCPMVLGVAIMGVSMKTGAPMMGSPKPGLMNLLVGQMARFYGVPWRSCTMWSGSKSPDLQAGFDSANSMWPVLLGGCNFVVHSAGFVEGALGVSYSKWIHDSYQLESFHRFFSGLQEENIDAILEDISNIGPGGHFLGTDHTRENPMVMNPLQNNDSFEQWEIEGSANADEVGRKAAKEMIENYVQPPMPSDQTGSLSEFVAKRTAEYQSKSDA from the coding sequence ATGAGTAAGGATCAGACGAAAAATCGTCGTGGTGGACGTAGTGGCGGGCGCTCTGCCCGTGTTGCGGCCCGTACAAATCCGACACCGGTCTATCTTCCGACGTTGCACCGTTCCGTTGGGCCGATGGACCTTTTAGGTCCAGAAGGTGTCGAAAAAATCCACAACGCCGCAATAACCATACTCGAGAGTATTGGGATCGAATTCCGCGATCCTGTAGCGCTGGCACAATGGAAGAAATTTGGTGCGGATGTGCACGATCAGCGGGTGCGCATAGGTCGAGAAATGTTGATGGACTTGATTTCCACAGTGCCCACCGATTGGGCCTATCACGGCCGCAATCCCAACCGGTCAACCAAAGTTGGCGGGCGCGACACGGTTTTCGCAAATGCCTATGGTGCGCCGTTTGTCTATGGCCTCGACGGCGTCCGGCGCCCCTCTACGCTCGAGGACGCTCGCAACTTCTTCAAGCTCGCACAAATGAGCCAAAGCATGCACGTGCCCGGCATCCTGCCGGCTGAGCCGCAGGACGTGCCGGTTCCTTTGCGCCATCTTGAATTGGTAAGCGCTGCGCTGACTTTGACCGACAAACCTATCAAGGGGTCGGTGCTGTCTGAAACTGCGGCGCGGGATACGATGGATATGCTACGCATTGTCCATGGTGAGCAATTTGTGGACGAGAACGTAGTTGTCGCGGCTCTGTTGAATTGCAATACGCCGCTCGTTTGGGATGACACGATGCTACAAAGCCTGCGGGTTTATGCGGCGGCCAATCAACCCTGCCTGTTATCGCCTTTCGTACTGGCAGGGGCGTCAACACCGGCAAGCCCAACGGGCGGGGTTGCTTTACTCATCGCCGAGAGCCTCGCCGGAATGGCCTACTCGCAAATCATCCGTCGAGGCTGCCCGATGGTGCTGGGTGTGGCAATCATGGGGGTGTCCATGAAAACCGGCGCGCCGATGATGGGGTCGCCTAAACCCGGACTCATGAACTTGCTTGTAGGTCAGATGGCGCGTTTTTATGGCGTGCCCTGGCGCTCATGTACCATGTGGTCGGGTTCGAAATCACCGGACCTGCAGGCAGGGTTTGACAGCGCCAACTCAATGTGGCCGGTCTTGCTGGGGGGCTGCAATTTCGTTGTGCACTCTGCTGGTTTTGTAGAGGGCGCGTTGGGAGTAAGCTATTCGAAATGGATTCATGACAGCTATCAATTAGAGAGCTTTCATCGTTTCTTCTCGGGTTTGCAGGAAGAAAACATCGACGCGATCCTTGAGGATATTTCAAATATCGGCCCGGGTGGGCATTTCCTTGGAACGGACCACACGCGGGAAAACCCTATGGTTATGAATCCGCTGCAAAATAACGACAGCTTCGAACAATGGGAAATTGAAGGCAGCGCGAATGCAGATGAAGTCGGCCGTAAAGCGGCTAAAGAAATGATTGAGAATTACGTCCAGCCGCCGATGCCGAGCGATCAAACCGGCTCGTTGAGCGAGTTCGTCGCCAAGCGGACGGCAGAATACCAATCCAAAAGCGACGCTTGA
- a CDS encoding ABC transporter permease, whose product MSGNADDFEAAIKPPAADTVASFAERKGFLARLQHALHVNPALVPLFVLLVSITLFALLLGSRFLSPFALTLILQQVQIVGIVAAAQSLVILTAGIDLSVGAIAVLSSVIMGQFTFRYGVPVEVSVALGLAFGTLIGSINGWLVAVMKLPPFIVTLGMWQIVLAANFLYSANETIRSQDIEQNAPLLQFLGSTFKVGADEAGRGGATFTFGVIAMVLIFAFLAYALKHTAWGRHIYAVGDDPEAAQLSGVNVKFTLISVYAVTGFICAIAGWALIGRIGSVSPTSGQLLNIESITAVVIGGISLFGGRGSIMGPLFGALIVGVFTLGLRLAGADAQWTFLLIGALIIGAVAVDQWIRKVSA is encoded by the coding sequence ATGTCTGGCAACGCCGACGATTTTGAAGCCGCCATCAAGCCACCAGCAGCCGACACCGTGGCTTCGTTCGCCGAACGCAAAGGCTTTCTTGCTAGGCTGCAACACGCCCTGCATGTGAACCCTGCACTTGTGCCGCTGTTCGTCCTTCTCGTCTCTATTACCCTTTTCGCTCTCTTGCTGGGGTCGAGATTCCTCTCCCCCTTTGCGCTGACATTGATCCTTCAACAGGTGCAGATCGTCGGCATCGTCGCCGCCGCTCAAAGCCTTGTTATCCTCACCGCTGGAATCGATCTCAGCGTTGGGGCGATTGCCGTCCTGTCCAGCGTCATCATGGGGCAGTTTACGTTCCGTTACGGCGTCCCCGTCGAAGTTTCTGTCGCACTTGGGCTGGCCTTTGGCACACTCATCGGGTCGATCAATGGCTGGCTTGTCGCGGTGATGAAACTGCCACCCTTTATCGTAACGCTCGGCATGTGGCAGATCGTTCTGGCCGCAAACTTTCTTTACTCGGCTAACGAGACCATCCGCAGTCAAGACATCGAACAAAATGCACCCTTGCTTCAATTCCTCGGATCCACTTTCAAAGTTGGCGCGGACGAGGCAGGGCGCGGCGGTGCGACATTCACCTTTGGCGTCATCGCAATGGTCCTGATCTTTGCCTTCCTTGCTTATGCATTGAAACATACTGCTTGGGGGCGACACATATACGCCGTGGGCGATGACCCCGAAGCAGCACAGCTTTCTGGTGTAAACGTCAAATTCACTTTGATTTCGGTCTATGCCGTCACCGGCTTCATTTGCGCCATCGCGGGCTGGGCCCTGATTGGCCGCATCGGCTCCGTTAGCCCGACGTCCGGCCAACTCCTGAATATTGAAAGCATCACGGCTGTGGTGATTGGCGGCATCTCGCTGTTCGGTGGGCGTGGGTCGATCATGGGGCCGCTCTTCGGTGCCCTCATCGTGGGTGTTTTCACCCTTGGTCTTCGCCTTGCAGGTGCTGACGCACAATGGACATTCCTTCTTATCGGCGCACTTATCATTGGTGCTGTCGCAGTAGATCAGTGGATCAGAAAGGTCTCAGCATGA